Proteins encoded together in one Streptomyces umbrinus window:
- a CDS encoding ParA family protein produces the protein MFCLNEPSRVPIRYPLLDIDSASLAKHMLGEAKGELDELLVPIKGGDFEEHLWLLPACKDAFLLDAKLATSRSVRIKETALEKALEPLEQDFDYIVVDCPPSLGYAMDTALYYCRTRENEEASTSGIVIPVLAEDSSADAYDMLYEQIQDLTEDLNVLIAMLGFVVNMYDSRKGYVATSSLDEWKNIGDPPVLAVVPELKDQREAVRVKQPLLVHAPYGDQADVMRTVARRISA, from the coding sequence ATGTTCTGTCTCAACGAACCGAGTCGCGTACCGATCCGTTATCCCCTGCTCGACATCGACAGCGCGAGCCTGGCCAAGCACATGCTGGGAGAGGCCAAGGGAGAGCTGGACGAGTTGCTCGTGCCGATAAAGGGCGGTGACTTCGAGGAGCATCTCTGGCTCCTGCCGGCCTGCAAGGACGCGTTCCTCCTCGATGCGAAGCTCGCGACCAGCCGGTCCGTACGCATCAAGGAAACAGCGCTGGAGAAGGCCCTCGAACCACTGGAACAGGACTTCGACTACATCGTCGTCGACTGCCCCCCGAGCCTTGGCTACGCCATGGACACCGCGCTGTACTACTGCCGCACCCGCGAGAACGAGGAAGCCAGCACGTCCGGCATCGTGATCCCGGTCCTGGCCGAGGACTCCTCCGCCGACGCCTACGACATGCTCTATGAGCAGATCCAGGACCTCACCGAGGACTTGAACGTCCTCATCGCGATGCTGGGCTTCGTGGTCAACATGTACGACAGCCGCAAGGGCTACGTCGCCACGTCCTCCCTCGACGAGTGGAAAAACATCGGCGACCCGCCTGTCCTTGCTGTCGTTCCCGAACTCAAGGACCAGCGAGAGGCCGTCCGCGTGAAACAACCGCTGCTCGTGCACGCGCCCTACGGCGACCAGGCAGATGTAATGCGGACCGTGGCCCGGAGGATCAGCGCATGA
- a CDS encoding ParB/RepB/Spo0J family partition protein yields MSVADKLGTGSSFGQVPRGRSARGRAKAVTQGDVPAYELVRLHLTEVSPTPLNPRRNFGTEEDLTRFGEELRQAQLAACVAVTRDAYLTLWPDHEERIGPVRHVLVNGERRYRSGVHVGLEALDFVARDDLASSREEFINHLLKENLDREDFDVIERARGVQQLVDICAEKSERGARSRAAEQLGKDRSWVTNQLSLLELPEELQAMLSAGTLPERDGRSLARHLKDNPGLDAAALLDHLELAKMAALQDKEQKRALLEAARDTQSAPPDLRCCPRTTNSRGRRQTLPGRSHPRSCCPRTTSQPNRPAPRATALPR; encoded by the coding sequence ATGAGCGTCGCCGACAAGCTGGGCACTGGATCGTCATTCGGCCAGGTGCCCCGAGGCCGCAGTGCCCGCGGCCGCGCCAAGGCAGTCACTCAAGGCGACGTGCCTGCCTACGAACTCGTGCGGCTGCATCTGACCGAGGTCTCCCCCACTCCCCTCAACCCCCGACGCAACTTCGGCACGGAAGAGGACCTGACCCGCTTCGGTGAAGAACTGCGGCAGGCACAGCTGGCCGCGTGCGTGGCCGTGACGCGCGACGCCTACCTGACGCTGTGGCCCGACCATGAAGAGCGGATCGGCCCAGTACGGCACGTCCTGGTCAACGGCGAGCGCCGCTACCGCAGCGGAGTCCACGTCGGGTTGGAGGCATTGGACTTCGTTGCCCGGGACGACCTCGCCTCCTCCCGCGAGGAGTTCATCAACCACCTGCTCAAGGAAAACCTCGACCGCGAGGACTTCGACGTCATAGAGCGGGCCCGCGGTGTGCAACAGCTCGTCGACATCTGCGCTGAGAAGTCGGAGCGCGGTGCTCGTTCCCGGGCCGCTGAGCAGCTGGGCAAAGACCGGTCCTGGGTGACGAACCAGCTCTCCCTGCTGGAGTTGCCGGAGGAACTGCAGGCGATGCTCAGCGCCGGGACGCTGCCGGAGCGCGATGGCCGGTCCCTCGCCCGTCATCTGAAGGACAATCCGGGCCTTGATGCAGCGGCTCTCCTGGACCATCTCGAGCTGGCGAAGATGGCAGCTCTCCAGGACAAGGAGCAGAAGCGGGCGCTTCTGGAAGCGGCGCGGGACACGCAGTCTGCCCCGCCGGATCTCCGTTGTTGTCCTCGGACAACAAACTCGAGGGGGAGGAGGCAGACGCTGCCGGGACGAAGCCATCCCCGAAGTTGTTGTCCGCGGACAACAAGCCAGCCGAACCGGCCGGCGCCAAGGGCGACAGCTCTGCCGCGGTGA
- a CDS encoding alpha/beta hydrolase domain-containing protein encodes MAPHDAADAPQGGTGDRLSRPRTTPLGSFGGIRYVQYDGVFEGRTSTGRFRVPYRISAPAEPRRSNGTMVVEPPHFVAGLGMLDVYLGRDFLFRRGFVHAGVGWSTLGNRILDPSISGTFIKGGIEEDGARVDDEIITDFAKALSSGGRSMVGKVSRKYVTGFSDSSYPILRLVHAGAAAGVFDLAVPVTTEGFDPQADLTADRFDGKIVIVNSEADDSTNLTDRRLARNRYRFYVVAGSPHIPDPLDAPLDLPFPVRRTTPASFVPALHAHFLQGHGWVRKGSPPPTSTQLRTQDGTIVRDPNGNAITEDRTGRRVPRLPFVELGEARYIAGFVGSYENVRTLQQLGFSTHKAYAQAFAAKVRDYQKARYILPEDAGDMRRRAQLCPPLTFTETYRDHYTEFVDIQPCTAS; translated from the coding sequence GTGGCGCCCCACGACGCCGCCGATGCCCCGCAGGGCGGGACCGGAGACCGGCTCAGCCGTCCTAGGACCACGCCCCTCGGGTCGTTCGGCGGCATCCGCTACGTCCAGTACGACGGTGTGTTCGAAGGGCGGACGTCCACAGGACGGTTCCGGGTGCCCTACCGGATCAGCGCGCCGGCCGAACCGCGCCGCTCCAACGGCACCATGGTGGTGGAGCCGCCGCACTTCGTGGCGGGCCTCGGCATGCTCGACGTCTACCTCGGCAGGGACTTCCTGTTCCGCCGTGGATTCGTACACGCAGGCGTCGGCTGGAGCACGCTCGGCAACCGCATCCTCGACCCGTCCATCTCCGGCACGTTCATCAAGGGAGGAATCGAGGAGGACGGAGCGAGGGTCGACGACGAGATCATCACAGACTTCGCCAAAGCGCTCTCCTCCGGCGGCCGCTCGATGGTCGGCAAGGTGTCCCGGAAGTACGTCACGGGCTTCTCCGACAGCTCGTATCCCATCCTCCGCCTGGTCCATGCCGGTGCCGCCGCCGGCGTGTTCGACCTGGCCGTGCCGGTCACCACGGAGGGTTTCGATCCCCAGGCCGACCTAACGGCCGACCGCTTCGACGGCAAGATCGTCATCGTGAACTCAGAAGCTGACGATTCCACGAACCTGACCGACCGACGCCTCGCCCGGAACCGCTACCGCTTCTACGTCGTCGCGGGTAGTCCGCATATCCCAGATCCGCTGGATGCGCCGCTGGATCTGCCGTTCCCGGTGAGGCGGACGACACCGGCCTCCTTCGTACCCGCGCTGCACGCGCATTTCCTCCAGGGGCATGGCTGGGTCCGTAAGGGTTCGCCGCCGCCGACGAGCACGCAGCTGCGCACCCAGGACGGCACCATCGTCCGCGACCCCAACGGCAACGCGATCACCGAGGACCGCACCGGCCGGCGCGTGCCACGGCTGCCGTTCGTCGAACTCGGCGAGGCGCGCTACATCGCCGGCTTCGTCGGCAGTTATGAAAACGTGCGCACCCTGCAGCAACTCGGCTTCAGCACCCACAAGGCCTACGCCCAGGCCTTCGCCGCCAAGGTCCGCGACTACCAGAAGGCCCGTTACATCCTGCCGGAGGACGCTGGCGACATGCGCCGGCGCGCGCAACTGTGTCCGCCTCTGACGTTCACCGAGACCTATCGCGACCACTACACCGAGTTCGTCGATATCCAGCCCTGCACGGCCTCGTGA
- a CDS encoding HTH domain-containing protein, with amino-acid sequence MASPRPACPEDTVTSIAKLLGVSRNTIYNYVPELKGGRLALTEVTTTPELPRPARSEN; translated from the coding sequence GTGGCGTCCCCTCGACCTGCCTGCCCGGAGGACACCGTCACCTCGATCGCGAAGCTCCTCGGCGTCTCCAGGAACACGATCTACAACTACGTGCCCGAGCTGAAGGGCGGTCGCCTCGCACTCACCGAGGTGACCACTACGCCGGAACTGCCCCGACCTGCCAGGTCCGAGAACTGA
- a CDS encoding CU044_5270 family protein yields the protein MTKMHELRADAPTPDRVRLVPGRQKLLSAAQQGSARRMRLDWRVTAAGVAATVIIIAVLVTTLVGGDGPERGVQPARPDLTSATALLEQAAKVVSRQPDLHPRDGQWVYLKTAQCRNGAPDAAPDAKPEVSEEWVRYDSPVREDDTDGDNEPSQRRLYRLLASLPDDPAEIRKQAADMFPMGKDTGLTGEQIETFALLATLDEAYPVPPQGMAKLYRALAADPGIEVVPHLVKDPMGHDAIAIYPDLGSKAVQRREYLLDPDTFQYQGNQSVAVRDYEDKYEDGSSAGSSHKKGEVTFCEMKTTQSLVDRDGEKP from the coding sequence ATGACCAAGATGCACGAGCTGCGCGCCGATGCGCCGACGCCGGACCGGGTGCGGCTGGTTCCCGGCCGCCAGAAGCTGCTGAGTGCAGCGCAGCAGGGCTCTGCTCGCAGGATGCGGCTGGACTGGCGCGTGACGGCTGCGGGGGTCGCCGCGACGGTGATCATCATCGCGGTGCTGGTGACCACGCTCGTCGGTGGCGATGGACCCGAGCGCGGTGTGCAGCCTGCCAGGCCTGACCTGACGTCCGCGACGGCACTCCTGGAGCAGGCGGCGAAAGTGGTGTCGCGGCAGCCGGATCTGCATCCGCGCGACGGCCAGTGGGTCTACCTGAAGACCGCGCAGTGCCGAAACGGAGCGCCGGACGCGGCGCCCGATGCCAAGCCCGAGGTGAGCGAGGAGTGGGTCCGGTACGACAGCCCCGTGAGGGAGGACGACACGGACGGCGACAACGAGCCCTCGCAGCGGCGGCTGTATCGCCTGCTCGCCTCGCTGCCGGACGACCCCGCCGAGATCCGGAAGCAGGCGGCGGACATGTTCCCCATGGGCAAGGACACCGGCTTGACGGGTGAGCAGATCGAGACGTTCGCGCTCCTGGCGACCCTCGACGAGGCCTATCCTGTGCCTCCGCAGGGGATGGCCAAGCTGTACCGGGCCCTGGCCGCGGACCCCGGGATCGAGGTGGTCCCGCACCTGGTGAAGGACCCCATGGGGCATGACGCCATCGCCATATACCCAGACCTGGGCAGCAAGGCCGTTCAGCGCCGGGAGTACCTCCTCGACCCCGACACCTTCCAATACCAGGGGAACCAGTCGGTCGCGGTGCGCGACTACGAGGACAAGTACGAGGACGGCTCGTCGGCTGGGTCCTCGCACAAGAAGGGCGAGGTCACATTCTGTGAGATGAAGACGACCCAGTCCCTCGTCGACCGGGACGGCGAGAAGCCCTAA
- a CDS encoding RNA polymerase sigma factor — MTRRSEGLVGDPPTDDALVIQESLERPEVFARLYDRHAAEIHRYVMRRLGDSHADDITAQTFLIAFRNRARYDVARASARPWLYGIAGNLIGSHRRSEVRALRALARTGVDPVAESWSERADERVTAEASQQALAGAIAALPGKDRHVLLLVAWADFTYQECADALGVPVGTVRSRLNRARRKMRTALGADPTLVSYHNGAVTHG, encoded by the coding sequence ATGACACGAAGAAGCGAGGGCCTCGTGGGGGACCCACCCACCGACGACGCGCTGGTCATCCAGGAATCCCTGGAGCGGCCGGAGGTATTCGCCAGGCTTTACGACAGACACGCCGCCGAGATCCACCGGTATGTGATGCGCCGGCTGGGCGACAGTCACGCCGACGACATCACGGCGCAGACCTTCCTCATCGCCTTCCGTAACCGCGCCCGCTACGACGTCGCGCGCGCCAGTGCCCGGCCGTGGCTCTACGGCATCGCCGGCAACCTCATCGGCAGCCACCGCCGCTCCGAAGTGCGGGCGCTGCGGGCGCTGGCCCGTACCGGCGTCGACCCGGTGGCCGAGTCCTGGTCGGAACGGGCCGACGAGCGGGTGACGGCCGAGGCCTCGCAGCAGGCGCTGGCCGGGGCGATCGCGGCCTTGCCCGGGAAGGACCGGCATGTGCTGCTGCTGGTCGCCTGGGCGGACTTCACTTACCAGGAGTGTGCCGACGCCCTCGGGGTGCCGGTCGGCACGGTCCGCTCCCGGCTGAACCGGGCGCGGCGCAAGATGCGTACGGCGCTCGGCGCCGACCCCACCCTCGTAAGCTACCACAACGGGGCGGTAACCCATGGATGA
- a CDS encoding peptidoglycan-binding domain-containing protein, whose product MEWLQFTLNSCDGFNLATDGEFGSNTRSALASAQQQERLTADAGEPDGHERVAQALVVAAVAAQDGRLDAGGEVEVDGLSRLGGEPGRQWCVGAGKPHRQGWVRSAVPCGSNDRHTQ is encoded by the coding sequence GTGGAGTGGCTCCAGTTCACGCTCAACTCCTGCGATGGGTTCAACCTCGCGACGGACGGCGAGTTCGGGTCGAACACTCGCAGTGCCCTTGCGTCCGCCCAGCAGCAGGAGAGGCTCACCGCTGACGCCGGTGAGCCGGACGGGCATGAGCGGGTAGCGCAGGCCCTGGTCGTCGCTGCCGTGGCCGCGCAGGATGGCCGGCTTGACGCTGGAGGTGAAGTGGAAGTCGACGGCCTCAGCAGACTCGGTGGTGAGCCAGGACGACAGTGGTGCGTAGGGGCAGGAAAGCCTCATCGCCAGGGGTGGGTCCGGTCGGCTGTTCCTTGTGGGTCAAACGACCGGCACACTCAGTGA
- a CDS encoding peptidoglycan-binding domain-containing protein: MSIRSIRRVKGVMTIGALTASLLGGSAVFASPAAAAYAGHCNVNQVTSVGVTPGYSITRPAYMPEGSYSRTANCWMDYGSRGFGVEWLQFTLNSCYGFNLATDGEFGSNTRSALASAQQQERITADGIYGTQSREYLKFPRYREINGDRSGCESVN, translated from the coding sequence ATGAGTATCCGCTCGATCCGACGAGTCAAGGGCGTTATGACAATCGGCGCCCTCACCGCCAGCCTCCTTGGAGGCTCCGCAGTCTTCGCTTCCCCAGCAGCTGCTGCCTATGCCGGGCACTGCAATGTCAATCAGGTGACATCGGTCGGTGTCACCCCCGGCTACTCCATCACTCGGCCGGCTTACATGCCTGAAGGCAGCTACAGCAGAACGGCCAACTGTTGGATGGATTACGGCAGCAGGGGATTCGGCGTGGAGTGGCTCCAGTTCACGCTCAACTCCTGCTATGGGTTCAACCTCGCGACGGACGGCGAGTTCGGGTCGAACACTCGCAGTGCCCTTGCGTCCGCCCAGCAGCAAGAGCGCATCACCGCTGACGGCATATACGGCACTCAAAGTCGTGAGTACTTGAAGTTTCCGCGATACCGGGAGATCAACGGTGACCGCAGCGGCTGCGAGTCGGTCAACTGA
- a CDS encoding DNA polymerase III subunit beta family protein, whose amino-acid sequence MRPRSSRSAASARPVCAVSNDTAVPSLAGISLAHDQDAGTLTLTATDRYRFAVRTIGWKHCNLDADHTALAPGKDLLDAAKAAAEAATLDLTLAGTPGASGLFTLRDAHHTTTLRSLEGALPAYSALFPSEFAHTATVDIAPLKEAVQRVALVATGNTPVRLTFTTDGTLVLEAGTSDEAQAVDNVTTALTGGDLNIAFNPGFLIDGLNALTTESAEAVDFHFTSSTKPAILRGHGSDEQGLRYALMPVRLTG is encoded by the coding sequence GTGCGGCCGCGTTCTTCGCGTTCGGCGGCCAGCGCCAGACCGGTCTGCGCGGTCAGCAACGACACCGCGGTTCCGTCCCTCGCCGGTATCTCCCTCGCACACGACCAGGACGCCGGCACCCTCACGCTCACCGCCACTGACCGCTACCGGTTCGCCGTGCGCACCATCGGCTGGAAGCACTGCAACCTGGACGCCGACCACACCGCCCTCGCCCCCGGCAAGGACCTCCTGGACGCCGCCAAGGCAGCTGCCGAAGCCGCCACCCTGGACCTGACGCTCGCTGGGACTCCCGGCGCCAGCGGCCTGTTCACCCTGCGCGACGCCCACCACACCACCACCCTGCGCTCCCTCGAAGGCGCCCTGCCCGCCTACAGCGCGCTGTTCCCCTCCGAGTTTGCTCACACCGCCACCGTGGACATCGCGCCGCTCAAGGAGGCCGTCCAACGCGTCGCCCTGGTCGCCACAGGGAACACCCCGGTGCGGCTGACCTTCACCACCGACGGCACTCTCGTGCTGGAGGCCGGGACCAGCGACGAAGCCCAGGCCGTCGACAACGTGACCACCGCCCTGACGGGCGGCGACCTGAACATCGCCTTCAACCCCGGCTTCCTCATCGACGGACTCAACGCCCTCACCACCGAGTCAGCTGAAGCCGTCGACTTCCACTTCACCTCCAGCACCAAGCCGGCCATCCTGCGCGGCCACGGCAGCGACGAACAGGGCCTGCGCTACGCGCTCATGCCCGTCCGGCTCACCGGCTGA
- a CDS encoding ExeA family protein, whose product MSLLTAQTGLALAAEREERGRTPVLVLDEAHLLNYEQLEAIRMLTNTAMDQDSPLSCLLVGQPTLRRTMKLAVLAALEQRTALRYTMPGMTSAETASYIKHHLGLAGRSDQLFTDDAVTLIHTTSRGFPRAVNNLCLQSLVATFAAGKSLVDEKAAQSAVTEVLD is encoded by the coding sequence GTGTCGTTGCTGACCGCGCAGACCGGTCTGGCGCTGGCCGCCGAACGCGAAGAACGCGGCCGCACCCCCGTGCTGGTCCTGGACGAAGCGCACCTGCTCAACTACGAACAGCTCGAAGCGATCCGGATGCTGACCAACACCGCCATGGACCAGGACTCGCCGCTGTCCTGCCTGCTGGTCGGCCAGCCGACCCTGCGGCGGACCATGAAACTCGCCGTCCTGGCCGCCCTCGAACAGCGGACCGCCCTGCGCTACACGATGCCTGGCATGACCTCCGCCGAGACCGCCAGTTACATCAAGCACCACCTCGGACTCGCCGGCCGCAGCGACCAACTGTTCACCGACGACGCGGTCACTCTCATCCACACCACATCCCGGGGCTTTCCCCGCGCGGTCAACAACCTCTGCCTGCAATCCCTCGTCGCCACGTTCGCCGCCGGAAAGTCCCTCGTCGACGAGAAGGCCGCCCAGTCCGCCGTCACCGAAGTCCTCGACTGA
- a CDS encoding GGDEF domain-containing protein, protein MPAPTVLRQHSRTLVIAAAAVPLALAVLADDVRVRRQLHIARRDPLTGLPVRDALMERTDRLARTSRELLHVLVADVDGLKTVNDRFGHAAGDALIATTGRRLSMWAASRSGLAARLGGDEFGVALLWPRAAAVREVLALRELLAQPVHHDGQPLRDIEGRILRPAVSIGIARASDLPDAAGASRLLRGADTAMYQVKTGQQPLGYVATRQDAYAPAVHGRRPGRPGTHLPTVLGDAENADGCGTVHADE, encoded by the coding sequence ATGCCTGCCCCCACTGTCTTACGGCAGCACTCCCGCACACTCGTCATCGCCGCGGCCGCCGTGCCGCTCGCCCTGGCGGTCCTCGCGGATGACGTCCGCGTACGCCGCCAGCTGCACATCGCCCGCCGCGACCCGCTCACCGGCCTGCCCGTCCGCGACGCTCTCATGGAGCGCACCGACCGGCTCGCCCGCACCAGCCGCGAGCTCCTGCACGTCCTGGTCGCCGACGTCGACGGCCTGAAGACCGTCAACGACCGCTTCGGGCACGCCGCCGGTGACGCTCTGATCGCCACGACCGGCCGCCGTCTGAGCATGTGGGCCGCCAGCCGGAGCGGGCTCGCCGCGCGCCTGGGAGGTGACGAGTTCGGGGTCGCACTGCTGTGGCCGCGCGCCGCGGCGGTCCGCGAGGTCCTCGCGCTGCGCGAGCTGCTGGCACAGCCCGTCCATCACGACGGGCAACCGCTGCGCGACATCGAGGGGCGGATCCTGCGCCCGGCGGTGTCCATCGGTATCGCCCGCGCATCCGACCTGCCGGACGCGGCCGGCGCCTCCCGCCTCCTGCGCGGCGCGGACACGGCGATGTACCAGGTCAAGACCGGCCAGCAGCCGCTCGGGTACGTGGCGACCCGTCAGGACGCCTACGCGCCTGCGGTCCACGGCCGCCGCCCGGGCCGCCCCGGCACCCACCTGCCCACCGTGTTGGGCGACGCTGAAAATGCCGACGGCTGCGGCACTGTGCATGCCGATGAGTGA
- a CDS encoding peptidase inhibitor family I36 protein — translation MTAPSSAAAQESTGLQFGRSAQAWDCPQGNVCFYEGADGTGSWCGSASSIPDSGCGIRRSFFNNGYASPGQDHVRVYDYANYGGTMHGCLHYGWAEGRGNFAGAVNIGSYRWGGEC, via the coding sequence ATGACAGCACCCTCGAGTGCCGCGGCCCAAGAGTCGACTGGTCTGCAGTTCGGGCGCTCGGCACAAGCCTGGGACTGCCCGCAGGGGAATGTCTGCTTCTACGAGGGCGCTGACGGAACCGGCAGCTGGTGCGGGTCGGCATCTTCAATACCGGACTCGGGATGTGGCATCCGTCGCTCGTTCTTCAACAACGGCTACGCATCTCCCGGCCAAGATCACGTGCGCGTGTACGACTACGCCAACTACGGGGGCACCATGCATGGGTGTCTCCACTACGGGTGGGCGGAAGGGCGCGGCAACTTTGCTGGCGCCGTGAACATCGGTTCCTACCGGTGGGGAGGGGAGTGCTGA
- a CDS encoding IS5 family transposase, producing the protein MPLYAPAITAVTPDAQADCSCLACRFGHGRRHPARSRRYTSDTTDAEWQVIAAVLPWPAWLDGKGGRPEEYCRRLIVDAIFYVADNGNKWRNLPGDFPHWRTVHTIFTRWWQDGSVDAIHNDLRDEVRRSEGRDTDPTAAVIDSQSVRAAETVGSDSRGYDAGKKVAGRKRHVIVDTIGLLLVVMVTSASVQDRDGARPALTHLRDLFESVSLVWADGGYAGKLVTWAKKKLQFTIEIVKRNDDVKGFVVLPRRWVVERTLSWIFQRRRCVRDYERLPEHHEAMVKWSMIMLMSRRLAGTKDAKHRK; encoded by the coding sequence ATGCCGTTGTACGCCCCTGCCATCACCGCCGTCACCCCGGATGCTCAAGCTGACTGCTCCTGCCTGGCCTGCCGGTTCGGTCACGGCCGCCGTCATCCGGCCCGGTCCCGCCGCTACACCTCGGACACCACGGATGCGGAGTGGCAGGTCATCGCGGCGGTGCTGCCGTGGCCGGCCTGGCTGGACGGCAAGGGCGGGCGGCCGGAGGAGTACTGCCGCCGTCTGATCGTGGACGCGATCTTCTACGTCGCGGACAACGGCAACAAGTGGCGCAACCTGCCGGGCGACTTCCCGCACTGGCGCACGGTGCACACCATCTTCACCCGGTGGTGGCAGGACGGAAGCGTCGACGCCATCCACAACGACCTGCGTGACGAGGTCCGCCGGTCCGAGGGCCGGGACACCGACCCGACCGCCGCGGTCATCGACTCGCAGTCGGTACGCGCTGCGGAGACGGTCGGCTCCGACAGCCGCGGGTACGACGCGGGCAAGAAGGTGGCAGGCCGCAAGCGCCACGTGATCGTGGACACGATCGGCCTGCTCCTGGTCGTCATGGTCACCAGCGCGAGCGTGCAGGACCGCGACGGCGCCCGCCCTGCGCTGACGCACCTGCGTGACCTCTTCGAATCGGTCAGCCTGGTCTGGGCCGACGGCGGCTACGCCGGGAAACTCGTCACCTGGGCCAAGAAGAAGCTCCAGTTCACGATCGAGATCGTCAAGCGCAACGACGACGTCAAGGGCTTCGTGGTACTGCCACGCAGGTGGGTGGTGGAGCGCACGCTGTCGTGGATCTTCCAGCGCCGCCGCTGCGTACGCGACTACGAACGGTTACCCGAGCACCACGAAGCCATGGTCAAGTGGTCCATGATCATGCTGATGTCACGGCGCCTGGCGGGCACGAAGGACGCCAAACACCGGAAATGA
- a CDS encoding peptidase inhibitor family I36 protein encodes MLKRSSAALAAAAAILSVIAIAPNASAEPSPPDCPTGNVCAWSSDGYHGPTILKTEGNWSGSLRVGFIRTTAFPAPDPITSRPPGSSKAVPGTGVCTSTRAPASTSSPFRREWS; translated from the coding sequence ATGCTCAAGCGAAGTTCCGCAGCGCTTGCTGCCGCTGCCGCCATCCTCAGCGTCATCGCCATCGCGCCGAACGCATCCGCCGAGCCCAGCCCTCCGGACTGCCCCACAGGAAACGTCTGCGCCTGGTCGTCCGACGGCTATCACGGTCCTACGATTCTGAAGACAGAGGGCAACTGGTCCGGGTCGCTACGAGTGGGCTTCATCAGAACAACGGCTTTCCCAGCCCCGGATCCGATCACATCCAGGCCACCTGGGTCTTCGAAGGCCGTACCTGGGACAGGTGTCTGCACTTCAACCCGGGCCCCGGCGAGTACAAGCTCTCCTTTCCGACGGGAGTGGAGCTGA
- a CDS encoding Pycsar system effector family protein — MPGVTRVFGAAGVLALAAAAVLLLLVVRPRLRGDDRASIPYWARLDEDSIRACMDGDTRAARIQVLSVIALRKFTHLRRAVDLILTALALLLVAAIGALA, encoded by the coding sequence TTGCCGGGCGTCACGAGGGTCTTCGGCGCAGCCGGCGTCCTCGCCCTGGCCGCCGCGGCCGTGCTGCTGCTCCTTGTCGTGAGGCCGCGTCTGCGCGGCGACGACCGGGCGTCGATCCCGTACTGGGCACGCCTGGACGAAGACTCGATCCGCGCCTGCATGGACGGCGACACCCGGGCCGCCCGCATCCAGGTCCTGTCCGTGATCGCCCTGCGGAAGTTCACGCACCTGCGGCGCGCGGTCGACCTGATCCTGACCGCCCTCGCCCTGCTCCTGGTGGCCGCGATCGGCGCTCTGGCCTGA
- a CDS encoding DDE-type integrase/transposase/recombinase, translating into MLELMNSAEYAELPPAQIWARELDAGRYHCSVSTMYRILRDKGQSGERRRQATHPAKAVPELVATAPSQVFTWDITKLAGPAKGNWYHAYVIIDIVSRYIVGHTVERAESADRAEELIRDTIERNGIVPGTIHADRGTSMTSKKVSQLLIDLGVTRSHSRPKVSNDNPYSEAQFKTTKYMSDYPERFDSLAHAREWFDAFTSYYNHEHRHSGIGWHTPVSVHFGTAEEVRDQRAVTLAAAYTRHPERFGRRPTPPEIPQKAWINDPAKRREPTPQIS; encoded by the coding sequence GTGCTGGAGTTGATGAACAGCGCCGAGTACGCGGAGCTGCCACCCGCCCAGATCTGGGCCCGTGAGCTGGACGCGGGTCGCTATCACTGCTCGGTTTCCACGATGTACCGGATCCTGCGCGACAAAGGCCAGTCCGGCGAGCGGCGCCGTCAGGCCACCCACCCGGCCAAGGCCGTACCCGAACTGGTCGCCACCGCCCCCTCGCAGGTCTTCACCTGGGACATCACCAAGCTGGCCGGACCGGCCAAGGGCAACTGGTACCACGCCTACGTCATCATCGACATCGTCAGCCGCTACATCGTCGGCCACACCGTGGAACGCGCCGAATCAGCCGACCGGGCCGAGGAGTTGATCCGGGACACCATCGAACGCAACGGCATCGTGCCCGGGACCATCCACGCCGACCGGGGCACCTCCATGACGTCGAAAAAGGTCTCCCAGCTGCTGATCGACCTCGGTGTCACCCGCAGCCATTCCCGGCCCAAAGTCTCCAACGACAACCCCTACAGCGAGGCCCAGTTCAAGACCACCAAGTACATGTCCGACTACCCGGAACGGTTCGATTCCCTGGCGCACGCCCGCGAATGGTTCGACGCGTTCACGTCGTACTACAACCATGAGCACCGGCACTCGGGTATCGGCTGGCACACGCCTGTCAGCGTCCACTTCGGCACCGCCGAGGAGGTCCGCGACCAGCGCGCTGTCACCCTCGCCGCGGCATACACCCGGCACCCCGAACGCTTCGGCCGCCGCCCCACACCACCCGAGATACCGCAGAAAGCGTGGATCAACGACCCCGCCAAACGCAGGGAACCAACACCACAGATCTCATAG